The segment GCCATCAATGAGGGGCATAGGGTAAGCATTTTTGACTGTTACTCCGTTAACTTTCCGGCTATCAAGGCAAAGGCGAACCTTACCTGGCTTACGCACAATTACTACCGGGGAAGACCACGGGCTATCTGATTCTTCAATCACCCCAAGGCCTAACATTCGGTCCAACTCTTCgtatatacatttttcgacTGCAGGCGACACTGCGTAGTGGCGTTGTTTTATGGGCCGAGTCTCGGCAATTTCTATGTAAGCCAGTTTGTCTTTCCTAATCCTTTTTCGGCAAACGAAGGGAACATCTGTACTATCGCTACTAGTTCCTTCTGCTGTAATTCCGACAAAGGTATTTGCATCGGGTTGTCAAAGTTTATAGCCGCCATACTGTTGTTATTCGCTTTGCTCATTAAGAAGAACGGCAGTAGATTAAAGCTTATCCAAAAGTCTATTCCTAGATATAACTCCTGCGATAACGATGGTACAAGATAAAGGCATATTCGTTTTGAATTTCcacgaaagcaaatgagtGTGGAGATCCTACCTAGAATAACTTGCTTTTTCCCATCTGCGGTTCGCACGGCTGACTTCATCGGCTTGACCTCAGGGTTTGTTCGAGATAACTCTTCTGCAAATTTACCCCCAAGGCAGCTGATTGAGGCGCCTGTGTCCATTAATCCACTTATCGTCTTGCCAAACAGAGTGACATTGGCGTAGGGTCGTAGGTCAGTGATATTACTAATAACAGAGGCGAATAATGCTCTGCGCGCATTTTTACTCTGCGTGCGGAACAGCTTCCTACGCTTACGGTCTCGAGTTTTGCTAGGCGCAGGGGTCGTTTCCTGATCGTCGTCCTGTACTGGTATCATAGTGGTCGTTATCATGTCAGGAGGTAGGGGGAGTGAGCTTGACGTAGCCCCGGTTACTCCGTATTCGTCGCCTTCGACACTAACTTGCGTGCACTCGATATCGGTGCACGAGCCAACTCGTTTTTTGACGAGCTACATTTTTGGCACGATGGTTTATATGTGTCCCGCTTACCACATCCATAACAGAATACTTTACGCTCTGCTTCGCACTCTTGATATCGGTGGCCTTGTTTATTGCAATTCCAGCAAGAAAGCGTCATCGCGTCGATATCAAAAGCGTCAGCTTCTTCCGAATCGGCTTCTGCCAGACCTTCTGTCTGGATGGACATTTCGTTCACCTGATTGCGAGGAACAAATCGTCGAGTAGCCGGGATTGGCTTAGCAGTATTTTCGATGAACCTTTCACGCCTGCGGACCACTTGTCGCAACTGCACAATGTTCGGTATGGGCACATATAAAATCTCATGTTGTATCTCATTGAGCAGATTTGCTCGCAACACCTCTAACAGGGACTGCTCGGTCATCGGCTGCACGAGCTTGTCTGCAAGCTCCACTATGGCCTCATAAAAACTGTCAAACGGTTCGTTGACTTTCTGCTTCCTCTGGGTGATCGCGGTTCTGATTTCTAAATCTGTTCTGCCGTCCGAAAACTGCGATCTCAGAGCAATACAGAGATCAATCCAGCGCACTCTTGGTACGCTTTTATGATACCTCCAGTACCATTCACCCGCGCTTCCTTCGAACAGGTTGCTCGCGTAGCGAGATAACAATTCAAAATTGCTATCTAATGTCTGGCTGGTCAGAGCTTCGACGCGATACAAAAAATCATCTATTGACATAGAGGAGCGCCCTGAGAATCTCAACTTCCAGTTCGCGATTATCTGGCTAATCCGATCCGCGCGCAACTGATGTGATTGCTGCGACTCGGGTGGGGCTGACAAGTTAGTCGGTCGCTCGGACGCTGAGTTTGGCAATGCTGCGTTTTCCCTGGCGGATAACCTAAAGAGTTGCTCAAAGGATTGATTTGACCTAACGGGAGAGGACTGCCTATGGGCTGGGTGTACCCTTTCCGTTGGAACTGGAGCTGCAGTCTGGAGCGACAATCTTTGAAACCCCGCTTCAATCGCGTTAGCTAGCATTTGAGTGTGCTGTGCTAGTGCGGCTGTCACTGCGTCCGCAATGGTCTGTTGCAAGCTACCATCCGTGGCTGGCAGACCCGttcgagctgctgaagctgacACCACTGCTGCCGCAGAGTTTGGCGGTTGGCCTCTAGGACGATCTGGAGCGGCCATTGGACCGGACACACTAGGCCCTTCGGGTTGGCTAACACTTCGGACCGCACTCTGCATATTGGCAGCGGATAATTGGTTTAGCTGTAATTTAAGTGTTTTCGAACGGGATCTGGTCACTGCAACTGCCCCTGGTTGGCTGCCTGAAGCTTGAGCTGCTTCTAGTTCTTCTGCCAAATTAAGGGTCGATTTGCTCAGCGCAGTTCTGCACACTGGACAGACTTTCTTATTTCCTGAACATGCACTAAAGCAGGTGTGATGGAAATAATGGTTACAGCTGGTAGCTAATAGTTGGCCTGGGTATTCGACTTCTTGCGTGCATACACAGCAAACGGTTTCGCTCTGAATCCTATAATCCGGGCTTCGGTCTACCGGCATTGTAAAGTTATCCTATATATTAACTAGCTTTAAGCACGTTCCTATAAATCTAGTTCAGacaaatattaacaaaaaaaacaataataacggggaaagcaaaaaaaacgaTCTTTGATAGAGAGATTTTGGGGGAAACCATGCAACCCTTTCCCTCCGAAAGGTTGCCAATAACTATGCGTGGTAGAGCGAAAAAGGGGGAAATAAAGAAAAGGTATCTTCGGCAATCGTGACCCAAGTAGTAGCTCTAGGCCCCTTCCTGTCTGCGGCGAACGCCTAAACATAGGGACGGACGACGTTCTTGCCCGCGTGCCCATACCAGGATCACGACGGTGTTCATCAGCCGCCCATCGAGGAAACATTACCGAAGCGGTTACGGGGAGTTTGTAATAGTCTCTGCGTGCTACGACCTATACCTTTTTCGCAGCCATTATCGGTCCGGGCCGGAAGCGTAGCACGAAGAAACGCACCAGCACCAGGGGTACCACGTTCGGCCGGCGATAACCTGCTGTATAAATCGGCGCACGAATAGACCAATCACTAGAAAttagagagagaaacaaaagACGGAGGCACCCTAATAACCCCGATTCGAGTTGagcggcaacaaaaaaaaattttgatTCTTTTAGCTGACTCCGGCGACAACTGAACCAAAGCTACCCAAGGTACCTGTCAATTTCCAAGGGATAAGGCGAATGTATTCACTAATATGCTTCTGTATAGCGGCAGGTCGTAGATTTACTCCACTAATAACCCTGTGTCCAGCCAACTTCCACATACCAGTGAATCCATCTAGTTTTCACTGCTATGGCATATACTGCTCGGCAATAAAGCTATGGTGAAGCTATTATCGATTCCAGAGCAGCTTACCATCGAGCAAGGGTTATGGATCATACTCCGATGCGGGCTAACCGTTATCGGAAACTAATAAGCATCCACCATCACAGGATCCAATTCCAGGAAAAAAGGAAGGCTTTAAGGAAGGGGGGTGGGAAACAGGGAACAAAAGTCTTAAGCCAGTGCATGACTATGCACTGCTCGCAGGAGTTAAGGACTTTCTCAACAATTTTTCTGCTTCGGGGTCAAGTTTGGCTGGGGTCACACACAACCATATAAGTTAATGTAACTCCGCTTTGTAACGTTTACAATTACGTCAACCCTGACCTTCAGGCCtttcggccccacgttgggcgccaaataaaataattattactgtaacgagtaacgaagagaatcttcgcacgatgaagctggtggtcggctaactgagaaggagtacgcgctcgcttccacggctgatctctggtcggaaatggggatgggttctttagggtaaccctccagttaggttgcttcgctcctgctggtattattttattaaaattcgcgtactctttttggtaatgggatggggacagacaaggaaaggatcgttaggggtacggaaagtatagtggggcaaagatagtgaagagaaggagtagggatctaccaccgcggcggacatctctgttttgctggcacggagtcgtgccacgcccaccctaccatgatcctgaaagagccaataataatatcaggatccctggagtgtccggtattggtcatcctatttcgctcacgagcggcatggttcccccaaatgcggtaacgtctagcacatattcatcttaacaatcattttattagaaactatattcagatactatattcatgttacaagaaaaaagaaacactaaccgagaactccaagacaagactaaatggacaaaaggaggaacgaaaagcgtcacaagagatatagctattattactagggaatatttagataaataaatacgataagtgtaaatagttataagtgcatatacgatattttatagcgcgatataaactaatgatttttccttagatagaaagataatactatagcgcaatataggtacacatgtcccagcacatcggcttcagggagtagttggacatactattcgttctaccaagcgtattgtaaaggcagaaggccaatcagctgtgactactttaaaagtgtgaggtcaacgaccgacaaacagctctagcaaaaaagaacgaagcttttgccacgctcgcggaattttgggaggcaataaaatgtaatgttgttggtatattataaagctcactcagtttttgtttgtgttcccgcggcgaaagatctttcgtagctgggcgtgtggctgtgtgtgggtgcattaaacttttacctgcaaaccaaaaacaaaatcgtacagcgcgtgctgcatggcataagctcgcggaggggacccggccgagcggacgcttttaagctcaaacttttaagcttttatcaaatgcattttcaaactttccatTGGTTGGTGGGtattttttctggtttttttttctgttacaattaacactaagtatatccaactacacaaaaacagacatatcaacggactgcgaggttcaagggaatgcgagtcacggtgggatcttactgtcctcagtggctttcagtgggcggtgtatacatatgtatgtgagcacatctcttacagttttcattcagcctacataatgacactaacgtgcacataagacaaacgctggcctccactgcactttaaaAAAACTTTTGGAACAGCtaggccgaatcacgagaCGAACAATAGAGGCGATAGcactaggggtcgccgggaggttatgtacacacgtggtgcactattttttcccgcccggtaggaacatttaagcggcttcgggcctacgctgactgccagcaccggtttccgtttcttggcccggttttgaatgcgaaacggttacgccacttcgccgcactaagcccgttcagacggctgtcctcgtctcgcgcagccaaagttcactgcccgcgacttggtggatcagctggttcgtagtgcgggggcttaaagctcgggctgcagcttttggataattcccaaactaagtgccgattctaatgtggaatttgaaaatactgatcaggctactttttctaacagttactccatgcacatatttacccggttggaactggcactgcgaaaatagggggatggggttgaggtgctaattccttctttctccaggtgttttttttttttttttttttgtgttggggctgctcacctccaagcggaaactacagaaaaagtcggaaaatctaacttcgaggctcctagcactgtcgaaggccggtactcacgttttcgattagagcccaatctgctttcttgggttcttttttcccgatcgagtgcactttggtttcacaccacggttatttacggcggtttaattttatttttattatttttttttcttaccgcgcaactgaatgcttgtacggccacgaggagaaagaaagatttgggcggatctactgaccaacaaaaattttgttctccggatctgcctttgcacgatccttcgccattcaccttgaatggttatggacatggtggggagattttttgttcgtttttaagcatattcttaatgtcaaccctagatggcgctagccctcacacgaccaggaacatttaacatgtaacaccacaacaagaaattaagccaacctaactatacactaactatggggactaaacttaataattaataagtatctcggtgaggtgtgatatatacttgtataaataatacaatatatataaatatatttatatatatattatatacataaatatataaattgtacaaataccatcgggcatactttcaggcgaagaacacaaatatgctttcctatccgcccgacaagcgaccactacagTCCCTCGGCAATAAAAGTGCAAGTGACAAATGGTGGGGGCAGACCAGACCAGGCCCATAGAAGCACTTCAAGACCAGAGTCAGAGCTCAATTAGATTTCATTAAATTGTTGCAACAGCGAACGAAATGCGAgcacaaatgaaaatgaaaatgagaaTTAATTGCTCTAATCACTTGTGCGCGAATAAACAAATGTTTAGAGCAGCGAACTGCAGTGAACTGTAACGAAGTAATTATTGTACCCGGGAGAGGAGAGGGCGAAAAATCGAAAGCTAACCAACTGTCGAATGGAGGCGGGGGGCGGGCGTCGGAAGAGTAAATAACAAAGACGAATGGGGTTCGGCGTTTGGCGCTCGGCTTCGTATTGAGATTTATCTAGTTTAACAATGCTCTTAAAGCCTCTAGAAACAAACATAATACGcgtaaattattaaaaataatgGACATTCGTGTGTGTTGAGCTGATGGAGGGATTCATTTTAATGAATTTTTAGGGGTACTGTACGCTTGGTCCTCGATAAATCGTTCAGCTCCATTTGGCTCTTTGGACGGACTAGCATCTGTACGGATCTCAGAGATCTGAAGCTATACCATTGCTCCCAGAAAATGCCCTGGACATTGTCCACCTCGGCCTTGAAGTACTTGCCATTCAAATTGCTATGGGAAGAGGATATTAACTGAATAATTCGTATGTGTTTGTGTGATACTCAGTGGACGGATGAATTACCTTCGCGAACAGAAGTCGTACCACCAGGCTCCGTAGTGATACTCGGCGCAATTCATATGCGTAAATTCATCGTTATCCCTATCGAAGGTTGAGAATTTCATCTTGTCATGGGTGCGTAACGCGTCGCTGGAATTTCCTTGATGATAGCCGAGCAATTTCAATTCGTAGCCTTCCTCCTCGCTGCCAATAACAAAGTCATCGTAGTGAGCATAGCTTGACTCTCCATTGAATCTCCTGAAGCTTATGTAGAGCTCATGAGGCTGGGAGCTGGTCAGGCGGTGCAGTTTTTCGAGGCCAATAAAGAACTCCCCGTTGAGCTTGCCAAACCCTTTCCTGTACTGATCCCAGTTGCGATAGAAGTTCACAGAGCCATCCAGTCGACGCTGAATAGCCATCCATCCAGGACCGGCGGCCGTGAGACCCTCACAGGACACCAGAAAGGGCAGGAACCCTGGCAAATGGATCAAATGAATCCCAGACGACATGCCGTAGGGCATACAAGAGGTGGTGGCTGCCTCCCAGTCTGCCAACAGGTCGTCCTTCTTCTCCCTGAATTTACCTTCAAAATATACGACTTTGGCTCTCAGATGATCGATCAATGCCGCACTGGAGGTGTTCTGTTTTCTTAAATCAGTCAACAAGTGGTGCTTCCTCTTCAATCTGGTCTGGTAAACCTTGACCTTCTGCTCGAGTTCCTTGATTTGATCCGCCTTTTCCTTCAGTTTGGCTGTATATTCTGTGAGATTCTCAAATCTCTTCAGTAGATCGTCGTCAGTGTGTTCCTTGGTTTGAAGCttgtttatttcatttccTCTGTCTTTGATAGTGGCTGCACTCTCTGCTATTTTACCCATATAAACGTCCAATAGATCATCCAGATCTCCTTTGCTAATGCGAATGGTTTTGTGCTGATCAATGTGGACTTCTGCCAACTTCTCGTGCACGGCTGTGACATTGGCAATGGGCATGCTACTTGACGGTACTACTTCATTTTTGTTCTTCAAGTCTATAATGGCAGCCTTGGTTGGCTTAAGCTTGGCGGTGGCCTCAAAGGACCAAGGTACAGCCAAAAGAATCAGCAGTAAAAGCAGTAAAAGCAGTTTTCCATTGTGAGTCGTATTCTCCGAACCATGCACATTGCAATCAAAATTAAACTGAGATCGCAAAcgaaatgcattttaaatgaATTGACTGTTCAAATCCGGAAGCTAATGCAAAGCTGTTTGCTGATAAGAATTACTGCACTTCCAAGCCGCACTTGAACTTGAAAGTGTACTTGTACAGCTGCGTTTGATTCGTTTGTTAACCATAGCTGGGCTTaaatttaaagtttattttaaatacaaatatttaaattattttaatacattattatttttttttttttttttttttttaggattTAAGTTACCAAGCTACCCGTGAGTAGCGTGGGATTATTTGGCCGCCCGCCTTTtgaaggtggaaattgccaagtcaaagaataGAAGATGTTGGAGTACTATTTATAGCTTTACATCAATTTCGTCGATGAAGTCAATTAGTGTTTGGTACCCGCTGATGTTTGCCTTGTTGTGTTGTACTTtgtacaattgaaaattaaatgcgagGCGTTATCGCACCGATACTATCGCATGTATCACATATGTTACTAGGAACTACATGCATTTTGGCGAGAGTGTGCCTATCGAATGCGTTACCACTAAGCAGTCTGTTGATTCTTTTAGCGTCAATGGCTTTaagcttagttttatttaggaaCCACGGTTTGATGAAGATGAGGGGAAAAGCGAGCAGTAACCTCGGTGCTTGATACTAGCAAACTCGGCGTATTCTCTCTCCCATTCTGCTTTTAAGATTCTGTGTATTTCGCACATAGCGTCTTTAAGGTTCCATTTAACCACTGTGTATTTTCCTCGTCTGTGggcttctttggctgctgcgtcaACTGAAGTGTTCTGAGGGATGTTAGCGTGTCCGGGAATGTAGTGAACCTCTACAGTTCTTAGATGTGGATTTTGTTGGATCTTTTCTCTGATTTTGTAGGCGATAGAGATATCCTGAATGTTCTTCGCCAGAAGGAGGGCCCCGTTTCTGCTGTCTGTCAGGAGCGCGACACGaggaaaattgtacaaaataaCATGGTCTAATGCCTTCTCGATAGCAAGGAGCTCGGCGGACAACGAGGAAAGGGTTTTGTGCGTGTAATAGCTATCTAAAAAACCTGTCCTATCGTGCAGGAAAGCGGCGCTGGAATGCCCATCTGCGACTGACCCATCCGTGTAATAGATTTCAAAACCACCCTTTGTCAGCTGATCCTTCTTTTCCCCGTGGAGCAGCATGATACCTGCCTGGTCTATAGCGTGCTTGTTGGGTGCAGAACCCTTGAAAAATTCTAAGTCGGAGCTAATTTTAGTGCAGAACGAAGCTGTGTTCTCGAAAACCTCAACTCTATCTATTATGCTGCCAAACTCCCGATATGCCTTAGCGTAGCCCGTGTTTAAATCCCTATTTGCTGACACTGTTTCACTTGCTGGGAGATTAAATGCAAACACCTTAACCAACTCTTTCGCCGCCAGGAATCTCATCCTGTAGTTCGGGGAAGTTCTCCTGCCATGTGATATATGATAGGAACGGGAGTGCAGATTATCAGACCCAGCGACTTTCTGAGGTGATGGTTGCAGTGGGATTTGATTTTGGCCAAGGCAGATTTGGACAGGTTGCAGAATGATGAGCACGCGTACTCTAGCCTACTTCTGACAAATGCCTTGTAAAATATAAGCCCTCTTTTGGGGCTGATACCATAGTGACACCCACTGAGTAATCTGAGAAACGCACAGTTTCTGTTCGATTCCGAGATGGCCAGATCAATGTGACCAGAGGCTTGTTTGCTGAGATAGTCCTGCCTAGGTATTTGATCTGCTCTACTTGTCTGATCTCAACTCCTTGATGCGAGATGTTTAGCGCAGCTCTACGATTGTTGAAGTAAATCACTTTAGACTTCACCGGATTGAATGACAGGTTTAGCCTATTGCATTTTTCTTCGAACTTATCTATACTGTCTTCCAGCACCCGTTTCGCAATGGATACGTCtttatgaaaacaaactatgaaaAAGTCATCAGCATACTGAAACAGTAAGCAGTTATGACTGTTAATATCATGTAGTTCGGCTGTGTAAAGGTTAAAAAAGGTTGGGCTGAGACAGCTACCCTGGCTAACACCTCTGTTCACCTCTACCTCGCTTTTGCCCTTTATGAGAATTCGTCTGTTAAGGAAGCTGGAGATCCAAGCCGTGAGGCTTGTATTTAACCGCATATCCCTCATCCTGTGCTCGAGTGTGTCTACTCTTACGCAGTCGAACGCTCTTTGTAAATCTAGGCAAGCTGCGACAACCTGACAACCCCTCGCCTTCAGCGCCAGAACTTTGCTGATAAGGTCGTTGATGCAAAGAGCCGTGGACCTGTTTCTCCTGAAGGCATAGGACCTGACCGGCAGCAGGTCACAGTTTGCTATGTGCTCGTCCAACTTCAACTTTATCAACCCCTCTATGGATTTAAACAGCGTGTTAATCAAACAAATCGGCCTATGGTTTTGGAAGGAAGTAGGGTCTGCATTCTTCTTGGTGATGGGTACCACTTTTATCCTGCGCCAGACTTCAGGGATGACGCCACTCAGCCAtactttatttataatttcaaaaatgtcTTGTTTTTTCCCACTTGGTAGCTTTTGAAGCATCCTGAACGAGATGCCATCAGGGCCTCTAGCCGAATTGGGGTTCCTGGTTTTTAGGAAGGCCATTCTTCCAGTTCCAGGGGTTCCGGGTCGTCTGGTCCTAACAAAGGGGCAGGAATTTTCTTAGGGGGCCTACTGTTTGACGTGGATGGGGTTACTTTAACCATATTGAGAAAGTTTTTGTCATCTTCGTTCGTCCATTTGTTCCCTACATTTTTGATTTGACCGTATTTTTTGATGTTCTATGCTCCACATAGAGGGCGATGAGGAGacctcttctataaacttggaAAAGTTGCGCTTTCTAAGATTTTTTACGTGATTTTGTAGATTTTTGTCAGCTTCTAAGGTTGCTCTGGCATCAGCCAATTTTTTGGTGAGGTAGAATTTTTGCCTGCAAGCGTTTCTCACGCGAAGAAGTTTTTCCGTTTCCTCGTTCCACCATTTCTTAGCAACGGACTTGTTCTTGCTTGGGAATGTGACCGTGTTTTTTAAGGTCAGGGATTTCACTTTTTCATTGAGCTCCTCCAGATTTGAGAAATCACTTGCACCCAGAATCCGGGCTATTCTGTTGTGAAGGATCTTCTTGCCTTGGAGGGGGGCATTTAGGCCTTGCACTGATAATACAATTGGGAAGTGGTTGCTGTtcgtaatttttgttttgaggaCTTGCCAGTTAATAGTTCCATTTCTGTAGTTCGAAAAAGAAAGGTCAAGAACGGAGAATTGAGATGGGCTCCTGGAGAAGGTTGGCGAACCGTCGTTTAGGCAGATAAATCCGGCCTCCCGGGTGGAATTCTCAATGCTGCGACCCTTGCGATCACAGATCGGACTTCCCCAGATAGAAGACctagcgttgaagtccccgccCACTATTGAGGGTATGTCAAGCGAAGCCGCGAATtcgaaaaacttttttgtgcCCGATTTAAACTGTGAAACTGTTGTTGATGGCGGTGCATATAtgctaaaaatattgaaattgctcttgaggtttaatgtttttattcctaaaatttccaagtcgttctctatttttaaaatgctgaATTGAATGTTT is part of the Drosophila miranda strain MSH22 chromosome Y unlocalized genomic scaffold, D.miranda_PacBio2.1 Contig_Y1_pilon, whole genome shotgun sequence genome and harbors:
- the LOC117190023 gene encoding microfibril-associated glycoprotein 4-like, translating into MPIANVTAVHEKLAEVHIDQHKTIRISKGDLDDLLDVYMGKIAESAATIKDRGNEINKLQTKEHTDDDLLKRFENLTEYTAKLKEKADQIKELEQKVKVYQTRLKRKHHLLTDLRKQNTSSAALIDHLRAKVVYFEGFLPFLVSCEGLTAAGPGWMAIQRRLDGSVNFYRNWDQYRKGFGKLNGEFFIGLEKLHRLTSSQPHELYISFRRFNGESSYAHYDDFVIGSEEEGYELKLLGYHQGNSSDALRTHDKMKFSTFDRDNDEFTHMNCAEYHYGAWWYDFCSRSNLNGKYFKAEVDNVQGIFWEQWYSFRSLRSVQMLVRPKSQMELNDLSRTKRTVPLKIH